GTAATCTAGACAAAAATAGAACCCGTATCAATTTTCTAGAGCGACAGGAACGCTCTTCAACCTGACAGGATTCTTCACGCTGATTAGCACACAATTAGCTTCATTATGTCAAAAACGCGATCACGATACAAGCTATCGCCGATTAGGAGAAAAAGGAAAAACACCTTCTTTACAAAGGTAAGAAGGTGTTTCTAGCCTGATTTAGTTTGTTTTCAAAACATCGTGATCGACGTAACGCTCACCATTCAGTTCGCTGATGACATTGATTGCAACCTTGGCGCCATCACCAGATGTAATAATCGTATGTACGCTTACTCCCGCGCACGTACCTGCTGCCCAAATTCCTTCGATGTTCGTCTTCCCTTGTGCATCGACATCGACAACGGTTTTGATCCGTGGCTCAGTGCCTTCTTTGGTTTTTACCCCAATCGCTTCTGCCAAAGTCACGAGCGCTCCAGTTGCAAGAATCACATGCTTAGCCTCAAAGCTGCCTTTTTCCGCTGTCTCTACGCGGAAGCCCTGCTCTGTTTTGGTAATGTTGCTCACTTGATCGGCTACCAGCTCCGCACCGAATTTCGCTGCTTGCTTTTTACCGATCTCAATGATATCTGGGCCGGTGATTTCCATGATGCCGTAGTGATTTTCCATCCACGCGCGCTTGGTCATGCTTTTGTCATTATCAATCAGCAACGTCTTCTTACCTGCTTTTGCAGCAAACAACGCTGCACTTCCTCCTGCCGGGCCTGCTCCAATAATTACGATATCAAACAAAGAAATCTCTCCCTTCCAAAATAACTTTCATAACATAATTATATACTAAGTATAATAAAGGTGGCAATATCTTTGATAAGTTTATGCTGTCTATAGGAAAAATATTTATTATGATTAGGTTAAAAAAATGTAGTTTCAGATAAAGAGCATGATCGAAGGAGTGAATACTATCGAACCTCGAATAGGCTTTGTGATCGGAGAAAAATTGGATTTGAAAAGAATCGACGAGATTTTATACACCCATGAAAACAAACAAGCTGCATCTTGTAAGGTCGTATTAGACTATATGGAGATGGACCCAGAGATTTTCTTAAGTCGTCCCTTTTCCTCCACGGAAGAGGTACTCATTAAAGATCCCGATCTCCTTGAAGCTGAACTTTCCCAGTTGTATGATTTTGTATGGGTTGAAGTATTAGGCGGTATTGAGAGACATGGGCACCCTTCCGTTACTATCTCTGATATAGAATATGAAGGTAAACTCATCCATACGTTAGACAATAGAGTGCTAATTTTCTTACGAGATATCATTATTGACAATCACGGGAGAGAACTTCTTCGGAAAATTTGCCATGTCCCAAAAACATTACAATGGCTCGCTCTACCTAAAAAAGACGGAAAAACCCCACACCCAGACTATATTCTTGGCGAGATGGAGCAATGGATTCGCAAGTTGATTGCATACAAGGTAGATGATAAATAGGAAAGGGCTATCTCAAATGACAATCGAACTTCGAATAGGCTTCGTGATTGGCAAAAAAATTGATTGCAACAAAGTCCGGGAGATTTTATACACCTATGAAAACAAGCAAGCTGCATCTTGCAGGGTAGTATTAGACTATATGGAAATGGACCCAGAGATTTTTTTAGATCGTTCCTTCTCTTCCACATGTCCAGTCCCTATTAAAGATCCCAATCTCCTTGAAGCTGAACTTTCCCAGTTGTATGATTTTGTATGGGTTGAAGTATTAGGCAATATTGAGCGGCATGGCCACCCTTGCGTTACGATCTCAGATACAAAATATGAAGGAAAGCTAATCCATACATTAGACAAAAGAATATTCATCTTTTTACGAGACATCATCAGTGACGATCAAGGAATACAACTTCTTGAGAAAATCTGCCACGTCCCAAAACCATTACAATGGCTCACTCTACCTAAAAAAGACGGTAAAACCCCACCCCCAGACTATATTCTTGACGAGATGGAGCACTGGGTCCGCAAGTTGATTGCATACAAGGTAGATGAATAAACAGGGAAAGGGCTATCTCAAACGTCCTGTAAACGAACAATGAGATAGCCCTTTCCTTTTACGAAGGTCGCGTAATCCAGAAACGACGAATGAGCAATCCATTGTCGTCTGTACATTCTGACTCAAAAACTCCACCGTTCTTCCGAATCGTTTTCTCCGATGCAACATTATCATAATCGCAAATCACCAATACTTCGTTTATACCCAACTCGCTCGTAATAGTTAGGGCTTGCGCTAAAATTTCCGTCGCATATCCTTTACGTCTCTCAGATGGACGGATTCCATATCCGATGTGCCCGCTGTTTTTTCGTAGACGCTCGTTGAGACGATGCCGAATATTCACCGCCCCCACTATGCGTCTCTCCTCATTCACGAGCCAATACGTCGAATGAGGAACATAGCCATCCGACAGATTTTCCTCGCTGCTCTCACTCTTCAGAAATTCCAGGTACGCAGGAAAATCATAGGGCTCCCGATCCACCACCCACGGTACGATAGGCTCTCCACTTTCTTTCCACTCTTCGTAAAAGGAAATATACTCAGCTTGAAATTCTGCACAAGGCTTTATTAAATACAGTTGCCCAGCCATCGTCTCGCTCCCCTTGCATTTTTTGGTGTAAAATTCTTTCTATTATAGCTGCAAGGAGAGAGTGTTACCAGTTTTCACCTTCTTGAATGACTTCCATTGGTTGACCAAAAGCCGCGTAGGAAGAAGCGCATTTCCAGTCCAAGCGCCTCTGGAGCCCAGCCCAGCTTCGGAAAAAATGGCGGGGAATTTCAGCTTCACTTATGGTATCCTTCATCGAAACTTCAACGTTTGAAGCGCTCCCGCCATTTTTCCGAAGCGGACAGTCAATCCCCCTAGCAGGGCGTAGGTTGAAGCGTAGACTGGAAATGCGCTTCTTCCCTCCACTACAGCTACGTCAAAAAAAAACGCGGCACAAGCAACGAATCGCCTGTGCCACGCTCTTAACTGATTAATATTTGTTAAATAACATGATCCAGAGGGAACCTGCAACAATTGTAATTACAATGACAAGTCCAAGAATCAATGTCTGTACGTTGTAGCGTGGTTTTTCTCCTTCGCGGATGTGCATGAAGAAGAACAACTGAATTACGAACTGCAAGACCGCCATTATCAAGATCGAGATCATGGTCGCCGTTTTACTCAAAATCGGGTTCATGACCAGCACGAGTGGGATAATGGTGAGCACGATCGACAAGATAAAACCGATTACGTACTCTTTCAACGATCCGTGACTATGATGTCCGCCATGGTTTTGATGTTGTGCCACCTTACATCACCCCCATCAAGTAAACGACTGTGAAGAGGAAGATCCACACAACGTCAAGGAAGTGCCAGTACAAGCTAAAGTTGGTAATTTTGCGGCGAGTAACCGCAGAGATTCCACGACGCTTCAGCTGTATCATCAACGCAGTCATCCAGAACAGACCAAGCGTTACGTGCAATCCGTGTGTACCAACCAGTGTGTAGAAAGCGGACCAGTAGCCGCTAGTCGCCATGGTTGCACCTTCGCTCATCAAGTGCATAAACTCAGTGACTTCCAACACTACGAAAGACAGTCCCAAAAGACCAGTTACAGCCAGCCAAGAAATGAGCTGCTTGACATTGCCTTTGTTCATCGCCAGAACAGCGAGACCGCTGGTAAAGCTACTTGTCAACAAAAGAAAGGTTGAAGCAATAACGCCTGGCAGCTGGAACAATTCCTGTCCAGTTGGTCCACCTGCAAAGCTATTCATCATTACCGCATAGGTTGCAAACAACGTACCGAACAGCACGCAGTCTGTTACAACGAAAATCCAAAAACCGAGAACCTTAAGTTGCTCATGCTCTTCATGATGGTCGTGGTCGTGGCCGTGACCATGGTCATGATTCGTAGCCATCGTTACACCACCCTCCCCAGTGAAGCCTCAGTGCGACGCACTTCCTCCACCGGTACGTAATAATCCGTGTCGTATTGGAAGGAGCGTGCCCACATGCATGCGAATACTCCAATGAATCCAATAACGGCCATCCAAACCCATCCAAATGTGAAACCAAAACCTACCAAGAACCAGAAGTTCGCCATGATAAACGGAATTCCAGAGTTCTTCGGCATATGAATCGGCTCCAGTTTGGCCGGTTGTTCTTTATAGGTGCCATTTGCTTTTGCTTCTTTTGTTGCCCACCAGTCATCCATTTCTTTCACTTGTGGAACAACAGCAAAGTTGTAGAACGGTGCAGGTGACGGAATCGACCACTCCAGCGTACGACCATTCCATGGATCGCCTGTCGTGTCGCGCTCACCATTCTTGATGCTGTAAGCGATTTGC
The window above is part of the Brevibacillus antibioticus genome. Proteins encoded here:
- a CDS encoding FAD-dependent oxidoreductase, with the translated sequence MFDIVIIGAGPAGGSAALFAAKAGKKTLLIDNDKSMTKRAWMENHYGIMEITGPDIIEIGKKQAAKFGAELVADQVSNITKTEQGFRVETAEKGSFEAKHVILATGALVTLAEAIGVKTKEGTEPRIKTVVDVDAQGKTNIEGIWAAGTCAGVSVHTIITSGDGAKVAINVISELNGERYVDHDVLKTN
- a CDS encoding GNAT family N-acetyltransferase is translated as MAGQLYLIKPCAEFQAEYISFYEEWKESGEPIVPWVVDREPYDFPAYLEFLKSESSEENLSDGYVPHSTYWLVNEERRIVGAVNIRHRLNERLRKNSGHIGYGIRPSERRKGYATEILAQALTITSELGINEVLVICDYDNVASEKTIRKNGGVFESECTDDNGLLIRRFWITRPS
- the cyoD gene encoding cytochrome o ubiquinol oxidase subunit IV → MAQHQNHGGHHSHGSLKEYVIGFILSIVLTIIPLVLVMNPILSKTATMISILIMAVLQFVIQLFFFMHIREGEKPRYNVQTLILGLVIVITIVAGSLWIMLFNKY
- the cyoC gene encoding cytochrome o ubiquinol oxidase subunit III; translation: MATNHDHGHGHDHDHHEEHEQLKVLGFWIFVVTDCVLFGTLFATYAVMMNSFAGGPTGQELFQLPGVIASTFLLLTSSFTSGLAVLAMNKGNVKQLISWLAVTGLLGLSFVVLEVTEFMHLMSEGATMATSGYWSAFYTLVGTHGLHVTLGLFWMTALMIQLKRRGISAVTRRKITNFSLYWHFLDVVWIFLFTVVYLMGVM